The Daucus carota subsp. sativus chromosome 7, DH1 v3.0, whole genome shotgun sequence genome window below encodes:
- the LOC135147798 gene encoding uncharacterized protein LOC135147798: protein MDYLANLGVQPPPIVCELCAGAYSSDQCAISSESAQFVSNFQRSQQPAPATYHPNNRNHPNFSRSNNQNFMPHPQQEFHDTEANPGKKEVKEQVQAVTLRSGKFTKEKESATEQNKEESDKQVETPVLSSKSDSRKTVVDADKKEINEEESQESTEKSSPKSDDGVKQVYLPPPFPKRLQKQKFDKQFEKFLKAFKKLQINIPFAEALEQMPSYAKFMKGILSRKLKLEELETVALTEECSAVFEQKLSLKLKDPRSFTIPCTIGHNCLSTSVCVTWELVSI from the exons aTGGATTACTTAGCTAACTTGGGAGTTCAGCCACCACCTATTGTTTGCGAGCTTTGTGCGGGTGCATATTCTTCtgatcagtgtgctatatctaGTGAATCCGCccagtttgtgagcaacttccAGAGGTCTCAACAGCCAGCTCCTgccacttatcatcccaataatcggaatcatccgaatttcagccgGAGCAACAATCAGAACTTCATGCCACACCCGCAGCAAGAATTTCA tgataccgaggctaatccgggtaagaaagaggtgaaggaacaggtacaggctgtcaccttgaggtccggaaaATTTACGAAAgaaaaagaatcagcaacagagcaaaacaaggaagagagcgataaacaggttgaaacaccTGTGCTCTCATCTAAGTCTGATAGtagaaaaactgttgttgacgcTGACAAGAAAGAAATCAACGAGGAGGAAAGCCAGGAATCAACTGAGAAGTCTAGTCCTAAATCTGATGATGGGGTTAAGCAAGTATATCTACCCCCtccttttccgaagagacttcaaaAGCAGAAGTTCGACAAACAATTCGAAAAATTTCTAAAGGCTTTTAAGAAGTTACAAATCAATATACCTTTTGCGGAAGCTCTAGAACAGATGCCGAGCTATGCCAagttcatgaaaggtattctttCTCGGAAACTCAAGCTTGAGGAGTTGGAGACTGTAGCTttgacagaggagtgcagtgcggTGTTTGAACAGAAATTGTCCctgaagctgaaagatccgAGAAGTTTCACAATCCCATGTACTATTGGGCATAATTGTCTTTCGACAAGTGTTtgtgtgacttgggagctagtatcaatctga